TCATCTCTTCATTGATATGTGTGGCATAAACATCCAGAGCTCCTCGGAAGATTCCAGGGAATGCGAGAACGTTATTTACCTGGTTAGGGAAATCAGAGCGTCCCGTACCAATCACACTCGCACCGGCTGCCTTCGCTTCATCAGGCATAATTTCCGGAGTCGGGTTTGCCATAGCAAAGATAATCGGATCCGGGTTCATGCTCTCAACCATCTCTTTTGTCAGTGCCCCTTCAACAGATACACCAATGAAGACATCCGTATCTTTAATAACGTCTTTTAAGCTTCCATCAAGCTTTCCTTTGTTAGTAACCTGGGCCATTTCATGCTTCAGGTCGTTCATCCCTGATGAGCGGCCTTCAAAAATAGCTCCTCTCGAATCACAAAGAATAATTTCCTTGCATCCCATGCTCAGTAGAAGCTTAATAATCGCAATTCCTGCAGCACCTGCTCCGTTAACCACCACTTTGATCTCTGCCATGGATTTTCCGGTAATCTTGAGGGCATTCAGCAGGCCGGCAGCTGTTACAATCGCTGTTCCATGCTGATCGTCGTGGAATACAGGAATATTCATTTCTTTTTTGAGGCGCTCCTCAATCTCGAAACATCTTGGAGCAGCAATATCTTCAAGGTTTACGCCGCCAAAAGTCGGCTCCATCAATTTTACGGTTTGTACAATTTCATCTACGTCATTTGTATTTAAACAAATCGGAAAAGCATCAACGCCGGCGAATGATTTAAACAGCACCGCTTTTCCTTCCATTACCGGCAGAGAAGCTTCCGGGCCGATATTTCCTAATCCAAGAACGGCAGTACCGTCTGAAACAACGGCAACCATGTTACCTTTCATGGTGTATTCGTAAACTGACTGCGGATCTTCGAAAATGGCTTTACATGGTTCTGCAACGCCAGGTGAATAGGCCAGTGACAAGTCTTGTGCATTTTTTACTGCCACTTTTGATACTGTCTCGAGCTTCCCTTTATGCACCCGGTGCATATGTAAAGCTTCTTCTCGTAAAGTCGCCATTCTTCCACTCCTTTTTTCATAATGATTCCTTATTAATGTAAGGTGCGGCAGGGCTGACCCAGCCTTCCTTTATTCCAAATAGTGGTCTGACCACTTCGTGAACAACTTATATTATAACAAATCCATTCCAGAGATACACCTATTCTTGTCTAATAACGATGTTTTTTTCACCGAGGAGGTCCTTAAGGCGTATAAGCAGGCTTTCGTCACCCGATACAGACCATTCCTCATTAAGGCGGTACACCTTTTTTACCTCCTCATCATACAGGACAACGCGTACTTCACCAGGGTCATCCTTCAACATCCTTTTTAGCCTGTCACGGTAGCCCGGGTCCTGATGGTCCCCGTCAAGTTTTACATATAGTACCTTCCCTGCCTTTTGTTTAAATGATTTCTTTAGATTTTCAAGAAGTGTCATCTTGTCTGCATTAATTTTGAGCTGGCCGTTATGATAGCTTGTTCGCCCTTCTATAAATAACAGTTCACCTTTATTTACGACAGAACGGTATTTTTCGAAAATCTTTGGAAAAAGCGTAATCTCTGCTTCCCCAGTCTCGTCAGTGAGCTGCATAAAAGCCATTTGCTGTCTTTTTTTTGTTTTAATGACTTTCACATCTTCAATGAGGCCTGCAAGACGTACAACTTTGCCTTCATCGCTGTTTTCCAGTGTATGTTTCACAGTTGACCTCTGATACTCTTCAAGGGTATCGCCATAGGAATGGACAGGGTGATTTGTTGCGTAGAATCCGAGTACCTGCTTCTCAAATTGCAGTTCCTCCTGATCTCCAAAAGGAGGCACATCGAAATAATCGGGCTTTACAACATCTTCATCAAACAAAGCCGTTCCCTTTTGTGATCTCGATTCGTTTAATTTCGCCCCATATTCCATTGCTGCATCAAGATTGGCTAAAAGACCGGCACGATGAATACCGAATTCATCACAGGCCCCTGATACAATCAAGGCTTCAAGTGCCCGTTTTGGAAGGTGGCGCGGCGCAATACGGGCACACAGGTCAAATAAATCCTGAAACGGCTCCTTCGCTCTTTCTTCAAGGATAGCCTGGATAGCCTGAACACCAACGTTTTTTACAGCTGCTAACCCAATCCAGATCTCATTTCCAATTGCTTTGAAGCGTGCACTGCTCTCAATGACGGAAGGGCCTTTAACTTTGATCCCTTTTCTTCTTGCTTCCGCTATATATTCCGCCATTTTCTCCTGATGATGAATCACACCGGACAAAAGGGCAGTAAGAAAGGACGTTGGATAATTTGCTTTCAGGTAAGCCAGCTGATAGGCAATGATGCTGTATGCAACAGCATGACTGCGGTTAAATCCATAGTCGGCAAAACGGACAATCAGATCGTATACACCATCTGCTTCCTTTGCTGAATAGCCGTTCTTTGTTGACCCTCCAACAAATTGGGCCCTGCCCTTTTCAAGGACTTCCCGCTTTTTCTTCCCTACAGCCCGGCGGAGAATGTCTGCCTCTCCAAGAGAAAAGCCGGCCATTCGGGAAGCAATCTGCATGATCTGCTCCTGATAAATGAGCACACCGTATGTTTTCTCAAGAATCGGCTTCAGGTCAGCGTGAGGATAGGTGACCTTCTCAAGCCCGTGTTTACGTTTAATATAAACAGGAATGTTTTCCATCGGTCCCGGTCTGTAGAGCGCGTTAACCGCTACGATATCTTCAAATTCAGTCGGTTTCAGACGTTTTAGGACGCTCCTCATGCCAGAGGATTCGAGCTGAAACACACCGCTTGCATCCCCTTCTGAGAGCATGGAAAAGGTGTTTTTGTCATTAAAGGGAATCGCTTTTATATCAATCGTCTCTCCATGGTCTTCCTTGATAAGCTCTGTAATGTTTTTTATGAAGCTCAAGTTCCTGAGACCAAGGAAGTCCATTTTCAGGAGTCCCAGTTCTTCAAGTATCCCCATCGGATACTGTGTAAGGTTGATGTCATCGTTACCGGTTTGTACCGGGACTATATCTGTAAGTTTATCTCTGCTAATTACAACACCGGCTGCATGAACGGATGTGTGGCGTGGGAGACCTTCAATTTCCACAGCTATACTGAAGAGCTCGTCCAATTCCTCATGTTCCTCTAAAAGCTTTGAGATTGCAGGTACGTCTTTTTTTGCTTCGTGTAATTTTATATTGGGCTTTGAAGGGATGAGTTTAGCCAGCCTGTCAATGAGCTTTTGCGGGGTCTGCATTACCCGTCCCCCATCTCTTAATGCTGCTTTTGCCGCTAATGTTCCGAATGTGATGATTTGTGCCACATGGTCCCGCCCATACTTCTGGGCCACATAACGGATAACTTCATCTCTCCGGTCATCGGGGAAATCAATATCGATATCAGGCATTGATACACGCTCCGGGTTCAGGAAACGCTCAAAGAGTAACTCATACTGTATGGGATCTACATCGGTAATTTCGAGAACATAAGCGACGAGGGAACCTGCCGCTGATCCCCGGCCAGGGCCTGTGAGCATTCCCTGTGTGTGGGCATAGTCCATAAAATCCCAGACTATCAGAAAGTAATCATCGTAATTCATGCTGTGAATAACAGAAAGCTCATAGTCAAGACGCTCCCACACTCCCTGTCCGGGTGTGTCTCCGTATCGCTTTGCAATTCCTTCTTCGCACTTTTTCCGCAGGTAGCTTCCGGCAGACTCCCCTTGTGGAACAGGATACTCAGGGAGTACCTGATTCCCTAAATCAATCTCCACATTACACATGTCTGCGATATGTACTGTCGCTTCCAACGCTTCGGGCCAGCCGCGAAAGAGCCGGGCCATTTCATCCTGCGTCTTTAAATAATAGTCATCAGAAGAAACTGGAGCAGGAAGCTCTTCAAGTGTTACTCCCCTCCCGATCGCCTGGACAACGCGGTGGGCTCTGGACTGTTCAGGGAAAACAAACTGAACATGGTTGGAAGCCACAAACTGAATCTTGTTATCCGATTCTTTCCGCCATTTGTTTAACGCAAGAAGCAGCTCTTTTTCCTCGGCACGGTTATGGCTTTGAACTTCTGTAAAGACGTGTCCCTTTCCAAAAAGGTCCTCTAAAGCAAATAAAGTTTCTGACGCTCCTTCCAGATTTCCCTCAGAGACCAGATGCTGGAGTATCCCTCCTTCAAAAGGAGATATGGCTACAATACTTTCTTTTGTTATGGCGTTCAGGGCCGATACCGGCAGAACCGGCCTGCCTTTCTCCGCATGCTCATAAGCCAGTGCTGTAAGTTTCATTAGTTCTCTTAATCCTGTTTTGTTCCTGGCTAGCAGGATGATCTGAAAGAGCGTGTCCCCCCGGCTCTTAGCAGTCAATTCAACCCCTAAAAGAGGTTTGATTCCCCGGCTGTAACATTCCTTGTAAAAAGGAACCGCTCCGTACATTCCATTTTTATCAGTCAGGGCAAGGGCAGTCATGTTAAGCTCCTTCGCTCTGCGGGTGAGGTCTTTTATTTTTCCGGCTCCGTACAAAAAACTGTATTCACTG
This DNA window, taken from Alteribacter keqinensis, encodes the following:
- the dnaE gene encoding DNA polymerase III subunit alpha, which codes for MSFVHLHVHSEYSFLYGAGKIKDLTRRAKELNMTALALTDKNGMYGAVPFYKECYSRGIKPLLGVELTAKSRGDTLFQIILLARNKTGLRELMKLTALAYEHAEKGRPVLPVSALNAITKESIVAISPFEGGILQHLVSEGNLEGASETLFALEDLFGKGHVFTEVQSHNRAEEKELLLALNKWRKESDNKIQFVASNHVQFVFPEQSRAHRVVQAIGRGVTLEELPAPVSSDDYYLKTQDEMARLFRGWPEALEATVHIADMCNVEIDLGNQVLPEYPVPQGESAGSYLRKKCEEGIAKRYGDTPGQGVWERLDYELSVIHSMNYDDYFLIVWDFMDYAHTQGMLTGPGRGSAAGSLVAYVLEITDVDPIQYELLFERFLNPERVSMPDIDIDFPDDRRDEVIRYVAQKYGRDHVAQIITFGTLAAKAALRDGGRVMQTPQKLIDRLAKLIPSKPNIKLHEAKKDVPAISKLLEEHEELDELFSIAVEIEGLPRHTSVHAAGVVISRDKLTDIVPVQTGNDDINLTQYPMGILEELGLLKMDFLGLRNLSFIKNITELIKEDHGETIDIKAIPFNDKNTFSMLSEGDASGVFQLESSGMRSVLKRLKPTEFEDIVAVNALYRPGPMENIPVYIKRKHGLEKVTYPHADLKPILEKTYGVLIYQEQIMQIASRMAGFSLGEADILRRAVGKKKREVLEKGRAQFVGGSTKNGYSAKEADGVYDLIVRFADYGFNRSHAVAYSIIAYQLAYLKANYPTSFLTALLSGVIHHQEKMAEYIAEARRKGIKVKGPSVIESSARFKAIGNEIWIGLAAVKNVGVQAIQAILEERAKEPFQDLFDLCARIAPRHLPKRALEALIVSGACDEFGIHRAGLLANLDAAMEYGAKLNESRSQKGTALFDEDVVKPDYFDVPPFGDQEELQFEKQVLGFYATNHPVHSYGDTLEEYQRSTVKHTLENSDEGKVVRLAGLIEDVKVIKTKKRQQMAFMQLTDETGEAEITLFPKIFEKYRSVVNKGELLFIEGRTSYHNGQLKINADKMTLLENLKKSFKQKAGKVLYVKLDGDHQDPGYRDRLKRMLKDDPGEVRVVLYDEEVKKVYRLNEEWSVSGDESLLIRLKDLLGEKNIVIRQE
- a CDS encoding NAD(P)-dependent malic enzyme; its protein translation is MATLREEALHMHRVHKGKLETVSKVAVKNAQDLSLAYSPGVAEPCKAIFEDPQSVYEYTMKGNMVAVVSDGTAVLGLGNIGPEASLPVMEGKAVLFKSFAGVDAFPICLNTNDVDEIVQTVKLMEPTFGGVNLEDIAAPRCFEIEERLKKEMNIPVFHDDQHGTAIVTAAGLLNALKITGKSMAEIKVVVNGAGAAGIAIIKLLLSMGCKEIILCDSRGAIFEGRSSGMNDLKHEMAQVTNKGKLDGSLKDVIKDTDVFIGVSVEGALTKEMVESMNPDPIIFAMANPTPEIMPDEAKAAGASVIGTGRSDFPNQVNNVLAFPGIFRGALDVYATHINEEMKVAAVKAIAGLVGDNELNTDYVIPAPFDPRVAPAVAKSVAVAAMETGVARRKVNPDDVEKKTQQLTMIDESK